The Dioscorea cayenensis subsp. rotundata cultivar TDr96_F1 chromosome 11, TDr96_F1_v2_PseudoChromosome.rev07_lg8_w22 25.fasta, whole genome shotgun sequence genomic interval TACCGACggcaattaaacaaaaaaaatagtgagGTCCTTTTCTGGAGTCAAATTCCGGGTCCATTTTGCATCGGTTCAGATTTACCGGCACCAAAACAGAGAATTATCTGCAGAAAAGGACATGCAACACCGTCGACTAAGCAGTGGCATTCTCGTAATTTACTTAAAGTCCATGCCCTTTTTCGTAATGAATCCCATTTATAGTTTCTCCTCCCCCTGCTTTCGCCGGACGAGAAGTCCATCATCCTCTTTCGTCCTCTCTTCTCCGGCGATGACGAAGCGCCGCTTCAGCGACAACGAATGCGACGGCGGCGCCGGCATCGGCGACCGTAAGGAGGAAGTGAAGCAGGAGAATTCTCGGAAGAATGGTTCGGTGTTCGAGGCCAGTGGAGAAGAAGCGGCGAATGATGACCTGGAAGTTGAGGAGGCTGCCAAGCCGATCGGTATGCCGGTTAGGGTTTCGGGGAAAGGGAGGAACAGGAATTTGCACTTTGAGTCATTTGAACACTATGGCAATGTTTACAAACTCGTGATTATCCTCTTTCTCTCCTATCGATTCCTTTGTTATTTTGCTTTGAATGTGTTTTTGTGCgtttgttgagatttttttttttcgttgtgTTTAGAATGATAATGTGCTCTTGTCGCCGGAGCATGTAAAAGAGAAGCCTTACATCGCCATTATTAAGGTGAGGAGTtcgattgtgatttatttttcacatttttactgcttttttattattattatttgaaaaggaTGGAAGAATTGTTGGactatttgtgtttgttttgctttttaaatCGTGGTGCTTTGTGAGTGTTTGAATGGTGTGTTTGATTTGTAGCATGGATAGATAGAAATTTTGATCCGAATCCTCACATGATTTTCCTGGATGTTATACAGTTCAATGTctttattttaagattttttttttaaaaaaaaaattatgctctGGAATGTTGGTACATAGACTGAGCATTCATGCTATAGTTTGATACCTGATTTTCTTAAcctctaatattttaaattattcctTATTCCTTTAAGGGGAGTATGCTCTGTTATTGAGGTGAATGAATGGAATGATAGTTGAATTGGAAATCTCCAACTTTGTCATAGTTTATGCTTTGAAGATCCAGAATCCCTGTCTTTTATTTAGAAGCATCCACTAATTTGTCGATGTTTGAATAGTTATCGTCAGACTCATAATGGAAGCTTTCTGGGCATGGTGTTCtctaaatattcatttttattttactctaCGGGTGTTTGTAGGACATAACCCAAGATGTAAATGGCAGTGTGATGGTTACTGGGCAGTGGTTTTACCGCCCTGAAGAAGCAACTAAAGAGGGAGGTGGGACCTGGCAAGGAAGAGATACCAGAGAAATCTATTTCAGCTCCCACATTGATGAGCTTCCTGCAGAATGTGTGATGCACAAGTGTGTCATTCATTTCATTCCAATGCACAAGCAACCACCAATTCGTACAGAGTATCCAGGTTTCATTGTGCAAAAGTTTTATGATACTCTTCAGAAGAAGCTATGGAAATTAAATGAGTATGATCTTGACGATGATGTGAAACGTGAGATCACTCGTCTTGTTAATGAAACTAGAAAGCGTTTAGGAGAACTTCCAGATATTGTTGAAGATGCTCCTGCTAGTGTGAAGGATAAGCTGAAGGGCAAATTCCAAATCAGGAATCCGGCCCCACCTCCTCCTAATGCTTTGAGAGGTGGAATGACTGTGGCATCTAGCCATGGAGTGAAGGTGGATTCACCTAGTGCTTCTATTCCTGATGTCTCCAAGTACCTTAATATTCTAGTTAAATTCAAAGCTGAGACTGGAGTTGCAAACCGAGACAAGTGGTTAGCAAAGCTTCTCCAAGTAATCGAGCCTTCATGCAACTTGAAGGAATATCAGTCAGCAGAGAAAAGCACTAATGAAAATGGCAATGTAAGAATATGCTTTCTCCAGTGTCAGGCTTTACTATTAGAGGCTGTGCCTTTTTCCCCCCTTTGGATATTCATTCTCTCACGCTCTCATGGTTAGTTTACATAATAGTCCAATGATGATATATCTAACAAGCTTTTGCCGCTTGCTCTGCATTGCTATAACGTTCATACTGCCaacttttactttttaaatctGATGATTTATATTGATTATCTTTCATtaccctctttttttttatgaaaataatgttTTCACTCATTTTTTTGGAAGCTCTCCACAAGATGATTGCATTTGTGGTAGCGAGTAGTGAGGGCTTTTTGTGGTACcattatttgttaaaaacatAACTATATTGGTGCAAAAGATGAGGTAGAGGGCAGACTTGGGTTGTATTAACTTTATGTTATTCTGGTTTTGATATCTCATTCTCATTAAAGGTTCTAATCTCTAGGGTTTTGGAAGAATTTGCTGGCCAGACACTGCTGTATCTGTGATTGCAGCACTTGAAAAAGCTTCATTTGACGCCTTTTCTTCtgatttccaaaaatataaccAGAAGATGCGGCAATTGGATTTCAATCTAAAGGTCAGGATAAATAATTTCTAGCATTCAATTTCCCTGTTTGCCATTGATGGCATTTTACACTATCAATTTTGGAAGGCTTTAAGATTTTAATATTGTTGGATCTGTTGATCCCAGCTAATTTGCATGCATTGTTTTACTTACTCAATGATGTGCCCTCTTTTCTTATCTATTTGTTAAACTGTGTATAAGTTTGGTTTCCATTTgtgatttgttaatttttatcataatgaGAATATTAAGTCGTACGATGTTAAAACAAACTTCACTTAAGTTGAAAATATTGATGAGATTTGTCATTTATGAAAATCTCAACTTATAATTTGAATGCCTTTTTATTTCATGGTGCcatttatgttttataatttaaaaaattcaatgtaGTTGTTTATGGTGAATTCtcagaaaagatttttttcagtCTACCAGCTTTTTTAGTCCTTAATGGATATTGCTTTCTTCCATGCTTGTTTTACCACTCTATAATGTGCATCTTGGACTTCCTTTGCTTGTTTGAATTTATCACTTTTCTTTGTCAATACTGCACACCTCTTATAATTAGTAtttgatgttttggattgtGTATTGAGGGATGGATAACTGATATTGAATGATATGCTGTGCAAGACGTGCATGTTATCGATCTTATTATCATATGCATGATGCCAGTTAGGACTGCACTTCTTGTTCATGCATGCTATGTTGTCAACTGCATTCTCAGATGAGTCTGAAATTCCCATTTATGGAAGCTTGCTTTTGATGATTGTGTAACTTTTATGGCAATATCTTGTTTGATTATTCGAAGATGTCcaattttctttccaaaatataACTGATGAATATATGATATCTGTGATAAATAATTGGTTATCTCCTTCCATATCAATGCAAAACAAGGGAGTACTAGCTAGGCGTCTGCTGAACAAGGAGCTGGACGCTGCAGTCATCATAAACATGCTTCCAAATGAACTAAAGGTATCCATTCAATtccacttgtttttttttttttaaaaaaggtgaATATATTTTGCTTCTGTTTGTGATCAGTATCATGTCTAGGGCCTAGGCTCTCGTCTTAGGATTAACAGTGGGGTTGCATACTCCAATCTTTCTAGCTTTTCATTTTAAGTTTCAATGGCGCACTTGTAAGTGCATTATGCATACAAACAGTAATGGACATCATTGTGCATGTGTTGGTTATTTTGATATCCTTCAAGCAATGTGGTTCGGATACATAAACTTACATATCCATAGAGGTGATATGCAGCTTTTCTTTAAATACATTTTGATACATTAAGGACATGTTTGGATTGCATCCCTTCCATGTGACTATACTTTATATCAGTTTATCTGAACAATAAGGGTTTTGTGTCACTTATGTTCTTTCCCGTCCACAGtcaatcttttttcttctttatttttttctaattaaatgtGGACAAGGCACGTATTAGGGATATGCACATGCATAGAATTACTACTCTCAGCACATATATGCTCTCACCCTGTATAAGTTGAGATTGGAACCCACATCTTTAACGGGACACAAACACCCTACCTAGGGGATATGGTGCCAATTGACCAAGAGATTGTTGGCCTTAATTTTCCTTTCTCATTTTAATATCAATCTTCaatttatttaagataatttttttaaatctttttaaactccataatttttttttttaatttttgtgattttattcttatttttctatttttttaatactgattttcatgaattttgatgattttaagaatcttgtgttattttaattttaattttaatatgatttgaaTCCCTCTCTTGAGCCctatttctttaaaaagaatttgTTTTACTAAAATGTTTGCCGCTCTTCTGAATTCAATGTGCTTATTTCTGACAGTATTCAGATATCTAGCTCATTATAGTGCCTGATACTCTCCAATACTTGAATACTCAAAACCCATATCTACGTTCTTCTTACACTGCCTTTTAAGGATGAAATTATACCCTTCCTCGCTTGAAGTTCTCCAGCTAGATTTTCATTGCTTTAAATTTactttgttgcttgcacaaGAATGTAACTGTGTATATATTTGCTTCTTTACCGATAGCATTTCAGTGCATTGCGcatatatatattgcttctGAACTGATATAGTCAGCATTTCAGGATGGCTTCACTGCACAAGAGAAAACATCAAAGGAGCCTGACGTGTCAAAAAAAATGCAGGTTATTGTCTCCTTCGTTGTGTGTATGTACACCAGCAACCCGAAACATGCATACAAACTTATAGCATCAACCTCCGGTTATTCATGTTAATTTACCTGTGAAGCTATGATTATACTTGGCA includes:
- the LOC120271823 gene encoding uncharacterized protein LOC120271823 — encoded protein: MTKRRFSDNECDGGAGIGDRKEEVKQENSRKNGSVFEASGEEAANDDLEVEEAAKPIGMPVRVSGKGRNRNLHFESFEHYGNVYKLNDNVLLSPEHVKEKPYIAIIKDITQDVNGSVMVTGQWFYRPEEATKEGGGTWQGRDTREIYFSSHIDELPAECVMHKCVIHFIPMHKQPPIRTEYPGFIVQKFYDTLQKKLWKLNEYDLDDDVKREITRLVNETRKRLGELPDIVEDAPASVKDKLKGKFQIRNPAPPPPNALRGGMTVASSHGVKVDSPSASIPDVSKYLNILVKFKAETGVANRDKWLAKLLQVIEPSCNLKEYQSAEKSTNENGNGFGRICWPDTAVSVIAALEKASFDAFSSDFQKYNQKMRQLDFNLKGVLARRLLNKELDAAVIINMLPNELKDGFTAQEKTSKEPDVSKKMQMTDARCPRCMEKKVGVASIIQTAGHMDRYQLECNGCGRTWYTSRDAVSFLTTDSPTNTAKPN